Proteins encoded in a region of the Balneolales bacterium ANBcel1 genome:
- a CDS encoding Lar family restriction alleviation protein, producing MEWNGSSVTEEVEVKQCPFCGSEQAMAAELVGVYWVQCQECYASTSLEDNMETALDKWNSRS from the coding sequence ATGGAATGGAATGGCAGCAGCGTTACCGAAGAAGTTGAAGTGAAGCAGTGCCCGTTTTGCGGCAGCGAACAGGCCATGGCCGCAGAGCTGGTCGGGGTCTATTGGGTGCAATGCCAGGAGTGCTACGCCTCAACCTCCCTGGAAGATAACATGGAGACCGCACTCGATAAATGGAACAGCCGGAGCTGA